Within the Pseudomonas sp. SL4(2022) genome, the region GCGCCGGCCCTGGCCGAATTGGCCGCCGAGCATTGGGATGACGGCAACGCCTTCTTCCCGCCGACCAGCTTCCAGATTTCCAACCTCAACGCAGGCACCGGCGCGACCAACGTGATTCCGGGTGAGCTGAAGGCCATCTTCAACTTCCGCTTCTCGACTGAATCGACGGTTGAAGGCCTGCAGCAGCGTACTCAGGCCATTCTCAACAAACACGGCCTGGATTTTGAACTGGACTGGGCCCTCTCCGGCCTGCCCTTCCTCACTGAGCCGGGTGCGCTGCTCGACGCCGTAGCGGCCAGCATCAAGGCCATCACCGGCCGCGATACCAAACCATCTACTAGCGGCGGTACCTCGGACGGGCGTTTTATCGCGACCCTCGGCACCCAGGTGGTCGAACTCGGCCCGGTCAACGCCACCATCCACCAGGTCGACGAGCGCGTACTGGCCAGCGATCTGGATGTGCTGACCGAAATTTACTACCAGACCCTGGTCAATCTGCTCGCATGAGCCTGATCTGCCCCATCTGCCAGGCCCCCCTGCAGACGCTCGACAACGGCGTCGCCTGCCAGGCCAACCACCGCTTTGACCGCGCACGCCAGGGTTACCTGAACCTGTTGCCAGTACAACACAAGAACAGCCGCGACCCGGGCGACAACCTCGCCATGGTCGAAGCGCGGCGGCGCTTTCTCGACGGCGGTCATTACGCACCGCTGGCCAAGCGCCTGGCCGAACTGGCGGCCGGTTATAACCCGGCGCGCTGGCTGGATATCGGTTGCGGCGAGGGTTACTACACCGCGCAGATCGCCGATGCCCTGCCGCAAGCCGACGGCTACGCCCTGGACATCTCCCGCGAGGCGGTCAAGCGCGCCTGCAAACGTGCGCCGCAGCTGACCTGGCTGGTGGCAAGCATGGCCCGTGTACCGTTGGCGGACGCCAGCTGCCAACTGCTGGCCAGCGTCTTCAGCCCGCTCGATTGGCTGGAAGCCAAGCGCCTGCTGCCCCCCGGTGGCGGCCTGCTGCGCATGGGCCCAACCAGCGAACACCTGATGGAATTGCGCCAGAAGCTATATGACGAAGTGCGTGACTACGATGATCAGAAGCACCTGGAGCTGATCCCCGACGGCATGCGCCTGGCCCACAGCGAAACCCTGACCTTTAATCTGCACCTGCAAAGCAGCGAAGCCCGCGCCGACCTGCTGGCCATGACCCCACACGGCTGGCGCGCCAGTGCCGAACGCCGCGCAGCGGTGATCGCCGAACCCTGCGACGTGACTGTCGCCATCCGCTACGACTGGATCGAGAGACTATGACCATGCGCCAACCGGATATCGAGATTTACCTGAAAGACGCCGACCACACCGCCATCGGCGAGTGGCTGAGCCAAGCGCTGGGCAGCTGCACACCCTGGCAGCAGAAAGGCCAGACCTTCAAGTGCATGGCCGGTGAAGTTCCCGTCACCTGGCTGCCCAAGGCCGTCGGCAAATGGCACAGCCTGTTCCTGGAAAGCGATGCCACGCCCTGGGCCGACGACCTGGCTTGCGCTCAGGCCGCCTTCGCCGCGCTGAATGTCGAAGTGCGCTGTGCACCCGGCGGCTGGCAGGAAGAAGAAAGCGACGAGCAGGCCGACCGCTGGATGCGCATCAGCGCCGATGGGGTGGAAGAGATCACCTGGCGCACCGGCTAACCGACCGCTGAAAACTACTGCGCTCGGCTATTCTGCGTTGCAACGACCAACCGGAGTACCAGCCGAAGGCTGATCCGAAGGACGAGCGATGCGAGTAAAGCAGCCTCACAGCCAAAGGCTGAACGTGCTTTAGCACGACCCGAAGAGGTGAGCGCAGCGAATCCAATGTTCATGTACAGACGTACGCTTCGCTTTTCGGCTACTTCCGCCTTGCCTAGCCATCGCTCGCTACGTTTTCAACAGCCGCTTTACAGACGAATACAAAAAACCCCGCCTAAGCGGGGTTTTGTTTAACCGGGCGTTTACTTCTTGCCCAGTTTCTTCAGCTCTTCGTCACGCAGTTCGCGGCGCAGGATTTTGCCAACGTTGGTGGTCGGCAGCACGTCGCGGAACTCCACAGCTTTCGGCACTTTGTAGCCAGTGACGTTGGCCCGCATGTGCTCCATGACCTGCTCTTTGGTCAGGGTTTCACCCGGTTTGACCACCACAAAGATCTTGATCGCCTCACCCGATTTCTCATCCGGCACACCGATGGCCGCGCACTGCAGTACGCCTGGCAGGGTGGCCAGCACGTCTTCCAGCTCGTTCGGGTAGACGTTGAAGCCTGACACCAGAATCATGTCCTTCTTGCGGTCGACGATACGCATGTAACCGTCTTCCTGGATCACCGCGATATCGCCGGTCTTCAACCAGCCTTCGGCGTCGAGGATTTCGTCGGTGGCTTCCTGGCGCTGCCAGTAGCCCTTCATCACCTGCGGACCTTTGACGCACAACTCACCAATCGAACCCAGCGGCTGCTCGACGCCTTCATCGTCGATCACCTTGCACACGGTCGATGGAACCGGAATACCGATGGTGCCGATCTGGATATTGCTGAACGGGTTAACCGAGGCCACTGGGCTGGTTTCGGTCATGCCGAAGCCTTCGCAGATCGAGCAACCAGTCACCTGCTTCCAACGCTCGGCAGTCGCCAGTTGTAGCGCCATACCACCAGAGAAGGTGGCCTTGAGGGTCGAGAAGTCCAGCTTGCGGAAGTCCTCGTTGTTGCACAGGGCAACAAACAGGGTGTTGAGACCGACAAAACCGGTGAATTTGTACTTGGCCAGGTCCTTGGTCATGGCTGGCAGATCACGCGGGTTGGTGATCAGCACGTTGTGCCCGCCAATCAGCATCATCGCCATGCAATGGAAGGTGAAGGCGTAGATGTGATACAGCGGCAATGGCGCGATCAACACTTCACTGCCTTCGCTCATTTCCGAGCCCATCAGCGCCTTGACCTGGAGCATGTTGGCGATCAGGTTGCGGTGGGTGAGCATCGCGCCCTTGGCCACGCCGGTGGTGCCACCGGTGTATTGCAGCACGGCGATATCGCCATTGCTCGGCGCTGCATCCTTGGGTGCCTGGCCACGGCCTTTGGCCATGGCCGCAGTGAATTTAACGGCTTGCGGCAGGTTATAAGCCGGCACCATCTTTTTCACACGCTTGACCACGCTGTTGACCAGCAGGCGCTTGAGCGGCGGCAGCATGTCACCGACTTCGGTGATGATGACCGTCTTGATCCCGGTTTTCGGCAGTACCTGCTCAGCCAGATGGGCCATGTTGGCCAGACTGACCAGAGCCTTGGCACCGGAATCGTTGAATTGGTGTTCCATTTCCCGCGCGGTGTACAGCGGGTTGGTGTTGACCACCACCAGTCCGGCACGCAGGGCACCGAAAACCACAACCGGGTACTGCAACACGTTGGGCAGTTGCACGGCGATCCGGTCGCCGGGCTGCAGATTGGTGTTCTGCTGCAAGTAAGCGGCAAAGTTGCCGGACAACTCGTACAGCTCACCGTAGGTAATGGTTTTACCCATGTTGCTGAAAGCAGGCTTGTCGGCGAAGCGTTGGCAGGACTCTTTCAGTACCGCTTGAATGTTCGGGTACTGGTCAGGATTGATTTCGGCAGCAATCCCAACGGGATACTTATCCTTCCAAAAGTTTTCGGTCATGGAAGCCCACTCCTCAGCAACAGCTTGATCTTCACCGCGCGTAGACGGTTGTTTATTGTAGGTTCGCGTGATTTCTTGCGACTTGAACAGCCAAAAATTGCCGCAAGCAACTTCTGACGTCGCACAGCGACAGCCCAGAAAGACAGGTCACTATGGATGGCGGATCACAAAAAAGCCGCCCGAGAGTAGCAGCTTTGCCAAACAGCGACTAGCACCAATAAGCGCCGCAGCAGTCACAAAAGTGACCAACAATCAACAATCAGTCATTTCTATAATTTCGCTGAAACCGGCGGACTATAGCCGTTGCGCAGTGATAGAAGGGATTTCAGCGCACCCGCCGTTGTCACTGCGGTATGCGCTGAAACAGTCACTGCGTTGAAGCGATCAAGCGATGTCGCGCAACTCACGGCGGAGAATCTTGCCAACCGGGGTCATCGGCAGCGAGTCACGGAAGACAATCTGCTTGGGCACCTTGTAGCCGGTGAAGTTTTCCTTGCAGTAGGCCTTCAGCTCCTCAGCATTGAGGCTGCTGTCGCGGGCCACCACGAACAACTTGACCGTTTCCCCAGACTTCTCATCCGGCACGCCGATGGCCGCGCAACTGGCGACTTTCGGGTGGGCCATGACCACATCTTCGATCTCGTTGGGGTACACGTTAAAGCCCGAGACGATGATCATGTCCTTCTTGCGGTCGACGATACGTACGAAACCATCCGGATCGATCACCGCCACATCACCGGTCTTGAACCAGCCCTCGGCGTCCAGCACTTCGGCCGTGGCTTCGTCACGATTCCAGTAGCCCTTCATCACCTGCGAGCCCTTGATGCACAGCTCGCCACGCTCGCCCAACGGCTGCTCGATACCGTCATCATCAATCACCTTGAACGCCGTGCCCGGCACCGGAATGCCCACCGTGCCCAAGCGCGCTTTGTCGCCATAAGGATTGGTGCTGGCCACCGGGCTGGTTTCGGTCAGACCGTAGCCTTCGACCACGGTGCAACCGGTCATTGCCTGCCAGCGCTCGGCCGTGGCCTTGACCAGGGCGGTGCCCCCGGAATTGGTGACCTTGAGTTTGGAGAAATCCAGGTTCTTGAATTCAGGGTTATCCATCAACGCGACAAACAGCGTGTTGAGACCCAGCAGTGCAGAGAACTGCCACTTGCCCAGCTCCTTAACGAAGCCTGGAATGTCGCGCGGGTTGGTGATCAGCACGTTATGGTTGCCGTTGACCATCATGCACATGCAGTTCGCGGTGAAGGCATAGATATGGTACAGCGGCAGCGGCGCGATCATGATTTCCTGGCCCTGCTTCATCAGCGGGGTGCCATCGCTGCCCAACTGCGACAGGCAGGCATCGACCTGCAGCATGTTGGCCACCAGGTTGCCGTGGGTCAGCATCGCGCCCTTGGCCACCCCGGTGGTGCCGCCGGTGTATTGCAGCACGGCAACATCGGCATGACCGACCTTGACCGGTTTGAGCGCATGGCCCTGGCCCTGCTTGAGTGCATCCTTGAACGCCACCGCCTGCGGCAGGTGGTAATCCGGAACCATCTTCTTGACCTTCTTCACCACGGTGTTGACCAGCCAACCCTTGAGGCTCGGCAGCAGGTCACCCATCTTGGCTTCGATCAGGTAATCGATCTCGGTGTCCGGCAGCACATCCTGCACCAGCTTGCCGAACATGTTCAGGTACACCAGCGCACGCACACCGGCATCCTTGAACTGATGGCGCATCTCGCGGGCGGTGTACAGCGGATTGGTGTTGACCACAATCAGCCCGGCGCGCATCGCGCCGAACACGGCAATCGGGTACTGCAGCACGTTGGGCATCTGCACGGCGATGCGGTCACCTGGCTGCAAGTCAGTATGTTTCTGCAGGTAAGCGGCAAAGGCCGCCGAAAGCCGATCCAGCTCAGCATAAGTCAGGGTCACGCCCAGGTTGCTGAAGGCGGGCCGGTCGGCGAATTTCTTGCACGAGCGCTCAAACACCTCGATCACCGACTTGTAAGCCCCCAGGTCGATGTCATTGGGTACGCCGGCCGGGCGCTTGTCGCTCCAGAAATCAGGCTGCATTATTTTTGTCCTCTTGCCCTGAGATGGTCTGATCCGCGCTGCGGAGTTGGCTGGAACTTAACAGTTAACGCCATACAGGCAAATAGCCGAGCAGCGTCATTGACGCACTGAATCTTGCCGCTCGCTGCACAACTATCCTGCCAACCCGGTACAGAAACGCCGCCAGCGGATAACGGCCATAGGTTCATGGACAGCCGTTACACCTGGATGGACTTTGCGCCGCGCTGCACGGGGTGCACAATGCGAAGCTTCTGCAGGCTCAAGGAATTCGCCATGCCCCACCACGCGTTCTGGCTCAACAGTACCGATGCAGCGCCTCTCTACGTCAATCGCTGGTGCGCAGAACAGCCGCCAAAAGCATTGTTGATGGTGGCCCACGGCATGGCCGAACACAGCGGACGCTATGCCCGCCTGGCCGAAGCGCTGGTGGCGCAGGGCTTCGAGGTTTACGCACATGACCAGCGCGGGCATGGCAAAACCGCCGAGCATGGCCTGCTCGGCCACTATGCCGACAGCAAAGGCTGGGAGCTGGTCGTCAACGATCTCGCACGCCTCAATCATCATATGCGGCAAACCCACCCACAAACGCCGATTTTCCTGCTCGGCCACAGCATGGGCAGCTACATCGCTCAGGCCTATCTGATGCAACACAGCTGCAGTTTGCAGGGTGCG harbors:
- a CDS encoding putative RNA methyltransferase, translated to MSLICPICQAPLQTLDNGVACQANHRFDRARQGYLNLLPVQHKNSRDPGDNLAMVEARRRFLDGGHYAPLAKRLAELAAGYNPARWLDIGCGEGYYTAQIADALPQADGYALDISREAVKRACKRAPQLTWLVASMARVPLADASCQLLASVFSPLDWLEAKRLLPPGGGLLRMGPTSEHLMELRQKLYDEVRDYDDQKHLELIPDGMRLAHSETLTFNLHLQSSEARADLLAMTPHGWRASAERRAAVIAEPCDVTVAIRYDWIERL
- the fadD1 gene encoding long-chain-fatty-acid--CoA ligase FadD1 gives rise to the protein MTENFWKDKYPVGIAAEINPDQYPNIQAVLKESCQRFADKPAFSNMGKTITYGELYELSGNFAAYLQQNTNLQPGDRIAVQLPNVLQYPVVVFGALRAGLVVVNTNPLYTAREMEHQFNDSGAKALVSLANMAHLAEQVLPKTGIKTVIITEVGDMLPPLKRLLVNSVVKRVKKMVPAYNLPQAVKFTAAMAKGRGQAPKDAAPSNGDIAVLQYTGGTTGVAKGAMLTHRNLIANMLQVKALMGSEMSEGSEVLIAPLPLYHIYAFTFHCMAMMLIGGHNVLITNPRDLPAMTKDLAKYKFTGFVGLNTLFVALCNNEDFRKLDFSTLKATFSGGMALQLATAERWKQVTGCSICEGFGMTETSPVASVNPFSNIQIGTIGIPVPSTVCKVIDDEGVEQPLGSIGELCVKGPQVMKGYWQRQEATDEILDAEGWLKTGDIAVIQEDGYMRIVDRKKDMILVSGFNVYPNELEDVLATLPGVLQCAAIGVPDEKSGEAIKIFVVVKPGETLTKEQVMEHMRANVTGYKVPKAVEFRDVLPTTNVGKILRRELRDEELKKLGKK
- the fadD2 gene encoding long-chain-fatty-acid--CoA ligase FadD2, which gives rise to MQPDFWSDKRPAGVPNDIDLGAYKSVIEVFERSCKKFADRPAFSNLGVTLTYAELDRLSAAFAAYLQKHTDLQPGDRIAVQMPNVLQYPIAVFGAMRAGLIVVNTNPLYTAREMRHQFKDAGVRALVYLNMFGKLVQDVLPDTEIDYLIEAKMGDLLPSLKGWLVNTVVKKVKKMVPDYHLPQAVAFKDALKQGQGHALKPVKVGHADVAVLQYTGGTTGVAKGAMLTHGNLVANMLQVDACLSQLGSDGTPLMKQGQEIMIAPLPLYHIYAFTANCMCMMVNGNHNVLITNPRDIPGFVKELGKWQFSALLGLNTLFVALMDNPEFKNLDFSKLKVTNSGGTALVKATAERWQAMTGCTVVEGYGLTETSPVASTNPYGDKARLGTVGIPVPGTAFKVIDDDGIEQPLGERGELCIKGSQVMKGYWNRDEATAEVLDAEGWFKTGDVAVIDPDGFVRIVDRKKDMIIVSGFNVYPNEIEDVVMAHPKVASCAAIGVPDEKSGETVKLFVVARDSSLNAEELKAYCKENFTGYKVPKQIVFRDSLPMTPVGKILRRELRDIA